Proteins from a single region of Amycolatopsis sp. CA-230715:
- a CDS encoding O-methyltransferase: protein MADQLGISPELLSYIRKLSLRDDDIARELREFTDELPMGQTMRVMAEEAQLLGLLVGITGARNVLEIGTFTGYSTLCMARALPSDGRLVTCDINAKWPDIGAEYWNRAGVSDRIEVRVGDAAETLTTLLTEQGADAFDLVFIDADKTNYRTYYERCFPLLRPGGLIVVDNTLFFGRVIDPAAQDPDTVAVREFNSALHDDDRADISLLPMADGVTLVRKRP from the coding sequence GTGGCGGATCAACTGGGGATTTCACCGGAATTACTGTCCTACATCCGGAAGTTGTCGTTGCGCGACGACGACATTGCACGCGAGCTGCGCGAATTCACGGACGAACTACCCATGGGGCAGACAATGCGGGTCATGGCCGAGGAGGCGCAGCTTCTCGGCCTCCTGGTTGGTATCACCGGAGCTCGCAACGTGCTGGAGATCGGAACGTTCACCGGGTACAGCACGCTCTGCATGGCCCGCGCCCTGCCGTCGGACGGGCGGCTGGTCACCTGTGACATCAACGCCAAATGGCCGGATATCGGCGCAGAATACTGGAATCGAGCCGGTGTGTCCGACCGAATCGAGGTCCGTGTCGGGGACGCCGCGGAAACGCTCACGACATTACTCACCGAACAGGGCGCTGACGCCTTCGATCTCGTTTTCATAGATGCCGACAAAACGAACTACAGAACCTATTACGAGCGATGTTTCCCACTGCTTCGGCCCGGTGGCCTCATCGTGGTCGACAACACCCTCTTCTTCGGGCGGGTCATCGACCCAGCCGCTCAGGACCCCGACACGGTCGCCGTGCGAGAGTTCAACTCCGCCCTCCACGACGACGACCGTGCCGACATATCCCTGCTCCCGATGGCCGACGGCGTCACGCTGGTCCGGAAGCGCCCCTGA
- a CDS encoding HAD-IIIC family phosphatase: MTTVKCLVWDLDNTLWQGTLLEDGDVRLPEAVRELIVTLDSRGILQSVASKNDHDLAWAKLEELGISEYFVLPWIGWGPKSESVRAIADQLRFAHETVAFVDDQPAERAEVNFHLPDVRCYGADEVVALAELPEFSPKAVTVDARRRRRMYQAGLEREAEQSSFTGPAEEFLRSLDLRMWIERATGEQLSRVEELTLRTSQMNATGVHYSDAVLRALIADPDHEVLVASMTDRFGPHGAIGVLLLATHSDVWHLKLLATSCRVVSFGAGAAIINWLIDEAARAAVHLVADFRPTDRNRMMEIAYRFAGLGDESCACLGLLPETDVNGLQRLHLVADPRAPTATIDLVAPDLIASRDDAAGARVAADVRGASGPA, from the coding sequence ATGACCACGGTGAAGTGTCTGGTCTGGGATCTGGACAACACGCTGTGGCAGGGCACGTTGCTGGAAGACGGCGACGTGCGGTTGCCGGAGGCGGTGCGGGAGCTGATCGTCACGCTCGACTCCCGCGGAATACTCCAGTCGGTCGCCAGCAAGAACGATCACGACCTGGCCTGGGCCAAGCTGGAAGAGCTCGGGATCTCTGAGTACTTCGTACTGCCTTGGATCGGCTGGGGGCCGAAGTCGGAGTCCGTGCGCGCGATCGCCGACCAGCTGCGGTTCGCGCACGAGACGGTCGCCTTCGTCGACGACCAGCCCGCCGAGCGGGCCGAGGTCAATTTCCACTTACCTGACGTGCGGTGCTACGGCGCCGACGAGGTGGTTGCCTTGGCGGAACTGCCGGAGTTCAGCCCGAAGGCCGTCACGGTCGACGCGCGTCGTCGTCGCCGGATGTATCAGGCCGGCCTTGAACGGGAGGCGGAGCAATCGTCGTTCACCGGCCCGGCGGAGGAGTTCCTGCGCTCACTCGACCTGCGGATGTGGATCGAGCGAGCGACCGGCGAGCAGTTGTCCAGGGTCGAGGAGCTCACGCTGCGCACGAGCCAGATGAATGCCACCGGTGTGCACTACTCGGACGCCGTGCTGCGGGCGCTGATCGCCGATCCGGACCACGAGGTCCTGGTCGCGTCGATGACGGACCGGTTCGGGCCGCACGGCGCGATCGGTGTGCTATTGCTCGCGACCCACTCGGATGTCTGGCACCTGAAGTTGTTGGCGACCTCGTGCCGGGTGGTGTCGTTCGGCGCAGGGGCGGCGATCATCAACTGGCTCATCGACGAGGCCGCGCGCGCCGCGGTGCACTTGGTCGCCGACTTCCGGCCGACCGACCGCAACCGGATGATGGAGATCGCTTACCGCTTCGCCGGCCTCGGCGACGAGAGCTGTGCCTGCCTCGGCCTGCTGCCAGAGACGGATGTCAACGGCCTGCAACGGCTGCACCTCGTCGCGGACCCGCGGGCGCCGACCGCGACGATCGACCTGGTTGCGCCGGATCTGATCGCGAGCCGGGATGATGCCGCGGGTGCGCGGGTGGCGGCCGACGTCAGGGGCGCTTCCGGACCAGCGTGA
- a CDS encoding acyl-CoA dehydrogenase family protein, which produces MAPERIADERAFVERLVGDRAGEWDRAGTIPDGVLRELSTRGLLCAQVASAHGGLGLSSRDNGEFTAYVGSLCSSVRSVMTSQGMAAWTVQRLATEPQARLLLPELTGGRLAAVGFSEPEAGSDLAAMSTSIEFAGDSVVLDGRKVWVTAATYADVLVVFGQCDGGAAAVVVPADAPGVHIERVADPLGCRAAGHANIRFDAVRLPSSTVLGGSGLPLPLLVTTALAYGRISVAWGCVGILRACRNASSRHARTRSQFGKPLAEHQLVARHLAEMYVAEQTASRACEHASACWDAGSPEMVVATVLAKHVGATNAAGAAAAAVQVLASAAAHDGGAVARAYRDAKLMEIIEGTNEMCELILAQHAVATAN; this is translated from the coding sequence ATGGCGCCTGAGCGGATCGCCGACGAGCGCGCATTCGTCGAGCGGCTCGTCGGCGACCGGGCCGGCGAGTGGGACCGTGCCGGAACGATCCCCGACGGGGTACTGCGGGAGCTGAGCACCCGTGGCCTGCTGTGCGCCCAAGTCGCCTCGGCGCACGGTGGTCTTGGCCTGAGCAGCCGAGACAACGGCGAGTTCACCGCATACGTGGGCAGCCTCTGCAGCTCGGTACGGAGCGTGATGACCTCGCAGGGAATGGCGGCATGGACGGTTCAGCGGCTCGCGACCGAACCACAGGCGCGGCTGTTGCTGCCGGAGTTGACCGGCGGGCGGCTCGCCGCGGTCGGGTTCAGCGAGCCGGAAGCGGGCTCGGACCTGGCGGCCATGTCGACGAGTATCGAATTCGCGGGGGACTCGGTGGTCCTCGACGGGCGGAAGGTGTGGGTCACCGCGGCGACCTACGCGGATGTCTTGGTCGTCTTCGGCCAGTGCGACGGCGGCGCGGCCGCGGTCGTCGTTCCGGCGGACGCGCCTGGCGTGCACATCGAACGGGTGGCCGATCCGTTGGGCTGCCGGGCCGCCGGGCACGCGAACATCCGGTTCGACGCGGTCCGCCTGCCTTCGTCCACTGTGCTCGGTGGGTCCGGGCTGCCGTTGCCACTGCTGGTCACCACGGCACTCGCGTACGGCCGGATCTCGGTCGCCTGGGGATGTGTCGGCATCCTCCGCGCGTGCCGGAACGCGTCGTCCCGGCACGCGCGGACCCGCAGCCAGTTCGGCAAGCCGCTGGCGGAGCACCAGTTGGTCGCACGCCACCTCGCGGAGATGTACGTCGCCGAGCAGACGGCAAGCCGTGCCTGCGAACACGCCAGCGCGTGCTGGGATGCGGGATCACCGGAGATGGTGGTCGCGACCGTGCTGGCCAAGCACGTGGGCGCGACCAATGCGGCCGGTGCCGCCGCCGCCGCGGTGCAGGTGCTGGCGTCGGCGGCCGCGCACGATGGAGGAGCTGTCGCCAGGGCGTACCGCGACGCGAAGCTCATGGAGATCATCGAAGGCACCAACGAGATGTGCGAGCTCATCTTGGCCCAGCACGCCGTCGCCACGGCGAACTGA
- a CDS encoding acyl carrier protein: MTDQITGDTIEKDLRSFLETRTKAEVPATQDLFASGLVSSMFAMELVVYLEQNFQVAIVGPDLKMDNFRTVRQMTELVLRLRDAPAAAVWVDGA; the protein is encoded by the coding sequence GTGACTGATCAGATCACCGGGGACACCATCGAGAAGGATCTGCGGAGCTTCCTGGAGACGAGAACGAAGGCTGAGGTCCCCGCGACACAGGACCTGTTCGCCTCCGGGCTGGTGTCGTCCATGTTCGCCATGGAGCTGGTCGTGTACCTCGAGCAGAACTTCCAGGTGGCGATCGTCGGACCGGACCTCAAGATGGACAACTTCCGTACCGTGCGGCAGATGACCGAGTTGGTGCTCCGGCTTCGCGATGCGCCCGCCGCGGCGGTGTGGGTCGATGGCGCCTGA
- a CDS encoding 3-hydroxyacyl-CoA dehydrogenase family protein: MTSPTDHRIAIVGAGVMGTGIAALALGHGIPVVLVDIDDTTLETARDRIRQQLRHAQLMGALPPEVGQGELTTTAEIAEVGPTTAVIEAVTESAGTKAKVFAELSAVMRPGVPLISNTSGIPIAEMAGWTARPEQLVGTHFMNPSYLIRMVEVSRGPRTADATVDAVVALLTALGRRAVLVGDAAGFVTSRLLHPMINAAARIVEQRTATVEAVDELMEGCLGHPTGPLRTADLIGLDNLVDSLAALYKRTGDQNCKPCDLLLQKVRDGDLGRKTGHGFYEYGKAMS; encoded by the coding sequence ATGACCAGTCCAACCGATCATCGCATCGCCATCGTGGGAGCGGGGGTGATGGGCACCGGAATTGCCGCACTCGCGCTCGGCCACGGGATCCCGGTGGTGCTCGTCGACATCGACGACACGACGCTGGAGACCGCGCGGGACCGGATCCGTCAGCAGCTGAGGCACGCCCAGCTGATGGGGGCGCTGCCGCCGGAGGTCGGCCAGGGCGAGCTGACCACGACCGCGGAGATCGCGGAGGTCGGGCCCACGACGGCGGTCATCGAGGCGGTGACTGAATCGGCCGGGACGAAGGCGAAGGTGTTCGCCGAACTTTCGGCTGTGATGCGGCCGGGTGTCCCGCTGATCTCCAACACCTCGGGCATTCCCATCGCGGAGATGGCCGGCTGGACCGCGCGGCCCGAACAGCTAGTCGGCACTCATTTCATGAACCCCTCCTACCTGATCAGGATGGTCGAGGTCAGCCGGGGTCCGCGAACCGCCGACGCCACCGTCGATGCCGTGGTTGCGCTGCTGACGGCACTGGGACGGCGCGCGGTCCTGGTCGGCGACGCCGCCGGTTTCGTCACCAGCAGGCTGCTCCACCCGATGATCAACGCGGCGGCGCGGATCGTGGAGCAGCGCACCGCCACGGTGGAGGCGGTGGACGAGTTGATGGAAGGATGCCTCGGCCACCCGACGGGCCCCCTGCGCACCGCCGACCTCATCGGGCTGGACAACCTCGTCGACTCCCTTGCCGCGCTGTACAAGCGGACCGGTGATCAGAACTGCAAGCCGTGCGACCTGCTGCTGCAGAAGGTGCGCGACGGTGATCTCGGCCGGAAGACGGGCCATGGTTTCTACGAGTACGGAAAGGCGATGTCGTGA
- a CDS encoding cytochrome P450, with product MTAVPANESVIFNPFTPEFKNDPYPHYAQLRREVPVHDHPLGFWMLSRYDDVHALLRSGMSVEQRNVGAGPFRKTYEYAGVPIEPRLSGLAMLDRDPPAHTRLRKLVAKVFTPRAIESMEPLIRDLVGDALDELACDGGGDLVPALAFPLPFTVISRMLGMPPTDEDRLRALTDTLMRSVEPVTGPDVLRSVEAADVELTAMIGEAVAWKRHNPGDDLLTALLAAEEGGDVLNGEELVAQVTLLYVAGHETTVNLISNGTVALLRNPDQLALLRARPDLEDNAIEELLRYDTAVHISRRVTLEPYEVGGHVIPARSFVLANLASANRDEAFWGPDAERLRVDRPNTRRQLSFGSGIHFCLGAALARLEGKIAIGELVRRFPGLRLDGEVEWNDRISLRGPARLPVRL from the coding sequence ATGACCGCCGTGCCGGCGAACGAGTCCGTCATCTTCAATCCGTTCACACCGGAGTTCAAGAACGACCCGTACCCGCACTACGCCCAGTTGCGCAGGGAAGTGCCGGTACACGACCATCCGCTCGGCTTCTGGATGCTCAGCCGCTACGACGACGTCCACGCCTTGTTGCGGTCGGGAATGTCGGTCGAACAGCGCAACGTCGGCGCCGGGCCGTTCCGCAAGACCTACGAGTACGCGGGCGTCCCGATCGAGCCGCGGCTGAGCGGGCTCGCCATGCTCGACCGGGACCCGCCGGCTCACACCCGGCTGCGCAAGCTGGTCGCCAAGGTGTTCACACCGCGGGCGATCGAGAGCATGGAACCGCTGATCCGCGACCTCGTCGGCGACGCGCTCGACGAGCTCGCTTGCGATGGCGGCGGCGACCTCGTTCCCGCGCTCGCGTTCCCGCTGCCGTTCACCGTGATCTCGCGAATGCTCGGCATGCCGCCGACCGACGAAGACCGGTTGCGCGCACTCACCGACACGCTCATGCGCTCCGTCGAACCCGTGACCGGACCTGACGTGCTGCGCTCGGTCGAGGCCGCCGACGTGGAGCTGACGGCGATGATCGGCGAGGCGGTCGCCTGGAAGCGGCACAACCCGGGCGACGACCTGCTCACCGCGCTGCTCGCGGCGGAGGAGGGCGGGGACGTGCTCAACGGTGAAGAGCTGGTCGCCCAGGTCACGCTGCTCTACGTCGCAGGTCACGAGACCACCGTGAACCTGATCTCCAACGGCACTGTCGCACTGCTGCGCAACCCGGACCAGCTCGCGCTCTTGCGCGCCAGGCCGGACCTGGAAGACAACGCGATCGAGGAACTGCTGCGCTACGACACAGCCGTGCACATCAGCAGACGCGTGACCCTCGAGCCGTACGAAGTCGGCGGGCACGTGATCCCCGCCCGGTCGTTCGTTCTCGCCAACCTGGCTTCGGCCAACCGGGACGAGGCGTTTTGGGGACCGGACGCGGAGAGGCTGAGAGTGGATCGGCCGAACACGCGCCGGCAGCTCTCCTTCGGCAGCGGAATCCACTTCTGCCTCGGCGCGGCGCTCGCTCGTCTCGAAGGCAAGATCGCCATCGGCGAGCTGGTGCGGCGCTTTCCCGGGTTGCGACTGGACGGGGAGGTCGAGTGGAACGACCGGATCAGCCTGCGCGGGCCTGCCCGGCTGCCGGTCCGGTTGTGA
- the fabD gene encoding ACP S-malonyltransferase, protein MRTPAELPVVFMFPGQGSQYYQMGKGLYDDNEVFRAALCRYDAVVAAETGESVLARIHDPAKSKGDVLIDTRITHPAIVMVELALVETLSALGITPDHVLGASLGEYAAAVVAGSMDAVDCLRSLTRQATALRTGPPGGMLAVLAELEVADRVPELRECEIAARNYPGNFVVAGTREALARAEVALHDADVPFLRLPVEYAFHSHLIDEVLDRCRDHFAGVRFAPPRIPWTSCVDGALVQRPTAEHFRHVARRPVEFGQAMARLRGRGEFRYLDLGPSSSLHNFVRFHLPPGTSSESLPLLNPFSKDTDLLEQVRSRAAPMRQVRKAHGMKVYGFPGQGSQRKLMGKGLFDRFPVETATADRVLGYSIEELCLADPERRLGRTEFTQPALYVVGALAYLDRIDQDPVPPDYLIGHSLGEYVALFAAGVFDFETGLRLVQRRGAVMAAATGGSMVAVVGVDEGTVTRALRDSGLESLDLANYNAMDQFVVSGPAERMDEACSAFEAVGARTVRLNVSAPLHSRYMRPAAEAFGRFLDEFTLRQPSIPVLANVDAMPYTADTLNERLTAQITSPVRWTDTVRRLMGRGDFEFVELGPGQVLTKLVKRIVAAGPPLPAAEPSATAPTASPAGGLRPAAAGTATLTADTLGAASFRERYGLRRAYLVGSMYGGVSGREMLRSAAKAGLLGFLGTGGLTTDEVERELRGLADDLGTDGAFGVNLLYQHGASEAALVDVLLRHGAGLVEVSGYPLITEELARLRLKGCRIVAKVSRTDAAAEFLAPPPRPLVRRLVEAGKVTEREAIAAADRPMADDLCAEADGGWLTGTADLLALLPAVLRLRDEAALPGHRVHVGCAGGIGTPEAAAAAFLLGADFVLTGSVNQCSVEAATSDAVKDVLQEAREYDVDTAPWGDLFEAGVRARYLKRGILFPARAARLYELWRGHGSFAELDDETQAQLLDRCLPGERAPAVVAGADPKAALAAVLRGYFTRGFRLAVTGDRRSKVDYLVHCGPAMGAFNEVVAHTAMHRWRARTIEAIADTLMEGAAAHLTERLRLVEQMATGRTEASRTRRSP, encoded by the coding sequence ATGCGCACACCGGCTGAGCTGCCCGTCGTGTTCATGTTCCCCGGACAGGGTTCGCAGTACTACCAGATGGGCAAAGGCCTCTACGACGACAACGAGGTGTTCCGCGCGGCACTGTGCCGGTACGACGCGGTGGTGGCTGCGGAAACCGGCGAGTCGGTACTCGCACGGATCCACGACCCGGCGAAGTCCAAGGGCGACGTCCTGATCGACACCAGGATCACCCATCCTGCCATCGTCATGGTCGAGCTCGCGCTGGTGGAGACGCTGTCCGCGCTCGGGATAACGCCGGACCACGTCCTCGGCGCCAGCCTCGGCGAGTACGCGGCGGCTGTCGTGGCCGGCAGCATGGACGCGGTCGACTGCCTGCGGTCGTTGACCCGGCAGGCCACCGCACTGCGCACCGGCCCGCCCGGTGGAATGCTCGCGGTGCTCGCCGAGCTCGAAGTAGCGGACCGGGTTCCGGAACTGCGCGAGTGCGAGATAGCCGCCCGAAATTACCCGGGCAACTTCGTCGTCGCGGGGACGCGAGAGGCGCTCGCCCGTGCGGAGGTGGCTCTCCACGATGCGGATGTGCCGTTCCTCCGCCTGCCGGTCGAGTACGCCTTCCATTCCCACTTGATCGACGAAGTGCTGGACCGATGCCGGGACCACTTCGCCGGGGTGCGGTTCGCGCCGCCTCGGATCCCCTGGACCTCCTGCGTGGACGGCGCGTTGGTGCAGCGGCCGACTGCGGAACACTTCCGGCACGTGGCCAGGCGGCCGGTCGAGTTCGGGCAGGCGATGGCCCGGCTGCGGGGCCGGGGCGAGTTCCGCTACCTCGACCTCGGCCCCTCGAGCAGCCTGCACAACTTCGTGCGCTTCCACCTCCCGCCGGGGACGAGCTCGGAGTCGCTGCCGCTTTTGAACCCGTTCAGCAAGGACACCGATCTGCTGGAGCAGGTGCGATCGCGTGCTGCTCCGATGCGACAGGTCAGAAAGGCGCACGGAATGAAGGTCTACGGGTTCCCCGGACAGGGGTCGCAGCGGAAGTTGATGGGCAAGGGGCTGTTCGACCGGTTCCCCGTCGAGACAGCGACCGCCGACCGGGTGCTCGGCTACTCGATCGAAGAGCTGTGCCTGGCAGACCCGGAGCGCCGGCTGGGCCGCACGGAGTTCACACAGCCCGCGCTCTACGTGGTCGGCGCGCTTGCCTACCTCGACCGGATCGATCAGGACCCCGTGCCGCCCGACTACCTGATCGGGCACAGCCTCGGCGAGTACGTCGCTCTGTTCGCCGCCGGGGTCTTCGACTTCGAGACCGGGCTGCGACTGGTGCAGCGCCGCGGCGCGGTGATGGCCGCGGCCACCGGCGGCTCGATGGTGGCGGTGGTCGGAGTGGACGAGGGAACCGTCACGCGGGCTCTGCGGGATTCCGGCCTCGAGAGCCTGGACCTGGCCAACTACAACGCGATGGACCAGTTCGTCGTCTCCGGTCCGGCCGAGCGGATGGACGAGGCCTGTTCCGCGTTCGAGGCCGTGGGCGCGCGAACCGTGCGGCTCAACGTCAGCGCACCACTGCACTCCCGTTACATGCGTCCGGCTGCCGAGGCGTTCGGACGCTTCCTCGACGAGTTCACCCTGCGCCAGCCGTCGATCCCGGTACTCGCCAACGTCGATGCCATGCCGTACACCGCCGACACGCTCAACGAGCGGCTGACGGCGCAGATCACTTCGCCGGTGCGGTGGACCGACACCGTGCGAAGACTGATGGGGCGAGGCGATTTCGAGTTCGTGGAACTCGGGCCAGGTCAGGTGCTGACCAAGCTGGTCAAGCGCATCGTGGCCGCCGGGCCGCCGCTACCGGCGGCCGAGCCCTCGGCGACCGCCCCTACGGCTTCGCCTGCCGGCGGCTTACGGCCTGCCGCCGCAGGCACGGCGACGCTCACCGCCGATACGCTCGGCGCGGCCAGCTTCCGGGAACGGTACGGGCTTCGGCGCGCTTACCTGGTCGGGTCGATGTATGGCGGCGTGTCCGGCAGGGAGATGCTGCGCTCCGCCGCCAAGGCGGGTCTGCTCGGCTTCCTCGGAACCGGAGGGCTCACCACCGATGAGGTCGAGCGCGAGCTGCGGGGACTGGCCGACGATCTCGGGACCGACGGAGCGTTCGGGGTCAATCTGCTCTACCAGCACGGAGCGTCGGAGGCTGCGCTGGTCGACGTGCTGCTGCGGCACGGTGCCGGTCTGGTCGAGGTGTCCGGTTATCCGTTGATCACCGAGGAATTGGCCCGCTTACGGCTGAAGGGGTGCCGGATCGTCGCGAAGGTGTCCAGGACCGATGCCGCCGCCGAATTCCTCGCCCCGCCCCCGCGCCCACTGGTACGCCGCCTGGTGGAGGCGGGAAAGGTGACCGAGCGCGAGGCCATCGCCGCCGCGGACCGGCCGATGGCGGACGACCTGTGCGCCGAGGCGGACGGTGGCTGGCTGACCGGCACGGCGGATCTGCTGGCCCTGCTGCCGGCGGTCCTCCGGCTTCGGGACGAGGCGGCCCTACCCGGTCACCGGGTGCACGTCGGATGTGCGGGGGGAATCGGTACCCCGGAGGCGGCCGCGGCGGCTTTCCTGCTGGGCGCCGATTTCGTGTTGACCGGTTCGGTCAACCAGTGCTCGGTGGAGGCGGCCACCAGCGACGCGGTGAAGGACGTCCTCCAGGAGGCGCGGGAGTACGACGTCGACACCGCCCCATGGGGTGACCTGTTCGAGGCCGGTGTGCGGGCGCGCTACCTCAAGCGCGGAATCTTGTTCCCCGCCAGGGCGGCCCGGTTGTACGAGCTGTGGCGCGGGCACGGTTCGTTCGCCGAACTCGACGACGAGACCCAGGCTCAGCTACTCGACCGTTGCCTGCCGGGCGAGCGTGCTCCAGCGGTGGTCGCCGGCGCGGATCCGAAGGCGGCGCTGGCTGCGGTGTTGCGGGGGTACTTCACGCGCGGCTTCCGGCTTGCGGTCACGGGCGATCGGCGATCGAAGGTCGACTATCTGGTCCACTGCGGTCCGGCGATGGGTGCGTTCAACGAGGTCGTCGCCCACACCGCGATGCATCGGTGGCGGGCACGCACGATCGAGGCCATCGCCGACACCCTGATGGAGGGTGCGGCAGCCCATCTCACCGAGCGGCTGCGGCTCGTGGAACAGATGGCGACCGGGCGTACCGAGGCCTCGCGAACAAGGAGATCACCATGA